A window of the Lolium perenne isolate Kyuss_39 chromosome 7, Kyuss_2.0, whole genome shotgun sequence genome harbors these coding sequences:
- the LOC127318630 gene encoding mitochondrial pyruvate carrier 1: protein MATAFKAFLNSPVGPKTTHFWGPVSNWGFILAGMADMNKPPELISGSMTAVMCVYSGLFMRFSWVVNPRNYFLLATHASNESVQLYQLSRYVKAQGYLEKKEPEAQQ, encoded by the exons ATGGCGACGGCGTTCAAGGCGTTCCTCAACAGCCCCGTCGGCCCCAAGACCACCCACTTCTGGGGACCCGTCTCCAACTGGGGCTTCATCCTCGCG GGTATGGCTGACATGAACAAGCCACCTGAACTGATATCCGGCAGCATGACAGCAG TCATGTGCGTGTATTCCGGCCTGTTTATGAGGTTCTCATGGGTGGTAAATCCTCGGAATTATTTTCTCTTGGCGACCCATGCCTCCAACGAAAGCGTTCAGCTCTATCAGTTATCTCGCTATGTTAAGGCCCAAGG GTACCTAGAGAAGAAAGAGCCTGAGGCCCAACAGTAA